Genomic DNA from Flavobacterium sp. N502540:
CATCAGTCATATTAATTGATGAAGTTTTTTTTTGCAGGATTATGAAAAGAATAATTTTACTCAGCTTATTTTTTGTACTCGCACTAGTGGGTGGCGTTGCTGCACAAACTAAAGTGAGTGGAATTGTTTTAGACAAATCGAATCAGCCGATTCCGTTTGCCAATGTTGTTTTTAAAGGGTCGAATACGGGAATCGTTTCGAATGAAGACGGACGTTTTTATCTCGAATCGCCTAATACGTATACCACTTTGATTGTAAGCTCAGCGGGATTCTCAGATCGCGAAGTTACATTGGAGAAAGCGGTAAACTATGATTTTAAAATAGTTTTAAGTGAAGCCGAAGCGCTAAATGAAGTCGTTATTTTTACCGGAAAAACCTCCAAGAAAAACAATCCTGCGCTGGATATTCTGAGAAAAATCTGGGAACGTAAACGTAAGAACGGATTATACCAGTTCAGTCAGTATCAAATGCAGAAGTATGAAAAAGTCGAGTTTGATATGAACACGATTGATAGTGCTTTTATGAAGAATAAACTCTTCAAAGGAATGGAATTTGTGTTCCAGCATGTTGATACATCTGAAGTTACCGGGAAAACGTATCTGCCGATTTTTATTAGTGAATCGCTTTATGATGTATACGGAGATAATAAATTAAAGAAAACAAAGGAGAATCTGACCGGAAATAAAACTTCTGGGTTTAATGGCAATCAGCAGATTTTGTCTTTTGTAAAAGACCTGTACTCCGATTATAATATTTACGACAATCACCTTAAATTTTTCGATAAGAGCTTTACAAGTCCGCTTTCCAGAACCGGAATTGATGTTTACAATTATGTTTTAAAAGACAGTGCTTATGTCGATAAAAAATGGTGTTATAATATTGTTTTTTATCCAAGACGTAAAAACGAACTGACTTTTAAAGGGGATTTTTGGGTAAACGATACCACTTTTGCGATTAAAAAAATTAATATGGCCGTTACCAAAAGTGCCAATATTAACTGGGTAAAAGACATTTATATCGAACAGGAATTTGAGGTAGAGAATGATTCTGTATTTCTTCTGACCCGTGATTATATGATGTCTGATTTTGCTTTGAACAAAAAAGAAAAATCAAAAGGGGTTTACGGAAAGCGAACCACATTGTATAAAGATCATAAATTCAATCTTCAGAAACCGGAAAGTTTTTATAAGCAGGAAGTTAATTTTATTGATAATTCTGTCTATACGAAATCGGATGAGTTTTGGAATGAAAACCGTTTTGAAAAACTCAATAAGGATGAAGCGGGTATTTATAAAATGCTCGACACGCTGCAAACTGTCAAAAGATTCAAGCAGCTCTATAGTTTAGTTTCTATTCTGGGAAGTGGTTATGTCGAGTTTAAGAATTTCGATTTTGGACCTATCTTTTCAACATTCGGTTATAATGAAGTTGAAGGATTGCGATTGCGTGCAGGAGGAAGGACTTATTTTGGTCCGAACGACCCTTGGCGTATACAAGCTTATACAGCATATGGTTTTGATGATAATAAATTCAAATACGGAGTTTCCGGAAAATGGATGGTGGACAAGAAAAACCGTGTCATTATCTCCGGAGGAAACAGACGCGATATCGAACAAATTGGTGCTAGTTTAACGAGTACAAACGATATTCTTGGACGAAGTTTTGCTTCTTCCGCCTTATTTACCACAGGAAGTAATGGAAAATTGACGAACATAAATCTGAGTAATGTTTCCCTTGAAATGGAGCCGCTTAAGAATTTTGTTGTTCAGGCCGGAGTTTCCTATAGAACTTTAGAATCGGCTTCCCCTACTTTTAGTTTAGACTATTATACTACTTTACCAACCGCTGCGAATCCGGCTGGTGTAATAGCCAATAAAGTAACACAATCCGAAGCGAACATTCAGTTTGAGTTTATGCCGAATCGTAAGACTATTGGTTTTGGAGTAGAGCGAAATATTGTTGACAGTCCGTTCAGTCATTTCTTTGTGAACTTTAGTTATGGTTTAAAAGGGGTTTTGAATAGTGATTTTGCCTATCAGAAAGTGCAATTGTTTTACAAGCAGCCTATTATTATTGGGCCGTTAGGAAGGTCTAATATTATCATTGAAACCGGAAAAACCTTTGGTACAATTCCGCTGGGATTAATGAGTGTAATCCCTGGAAACCAAACCTATTTTACGATTGAAAATACCTTTAGCAACTTGAACTTCTATGAGTTTGTAACCGATCAGTATACTACTTTACAATGGAATCATGATTTTGGAGGAAGGCTGTTTGCAAGAATTCCTTTCATGAGAAAATTAAACTGGAGAGAATTTGTAGGAATCAGAGCTGTACATGGAACTATTTCGGATGCTAATCGTGCCATTAATGCTTCGGGCTTACCTTATAATGCACCCGAAAATGTGTATTGGGAATACAATGCCGGAATTGGAAATATATTCAAAGTATTCCGTCTTGACTTCTCCTGGAGAGGGAATTACCTCAATATGCCGGATGCAAGCAAATTTGCGATAAAAGGATCATTTGGTTTTTACTTCTAAGAAGCGTCACAAGATTTCAGTCATTTAGAATCTCTAAGTCAGTTTTTTTATCTGCAATACAATTGTGTTTTACGGCTATATTTTGAGAAGATCAGTAGTCAGATAAAATATGTGAAGTTAAAAATACAGCCTAAATCAATTTATAGCGATCAATTCCAGGTACCTTGATAGGGGTCATAATTACAACGAGTATTAAATTTATAATTTGATTTTTCCGAATTAACTCTTTGAGGAATTCTTCCGTCTGGGCATACATAGCGAAATTCGCAGTCTTTACAAATTTCGATTTCATCTTTAGTGATGTTCCAAAAAGCACTAAATTCCTCATTCATAATTACCTCCTTTATGCTGTTTTTGATGATTTTTCCATAGGATTTAGAATCTGAAAAATGTTTTTTGATGTTGCCAAAAGCGTCAATAAAAACGGTTCGGTTAAACATCAGATTGTGATGTAATGCTTCGTGGTAAATATCTATATCTAAAACAAAATCGGATGCATGCTCGATAGAAATATTGTAGAATATTTTTTCGAGTGATTGTTTCTCGAAATAAATTTTTTCCTCCATTAAAGAAGGTGTGTTTTCTGTATTGGAATTGTAAAAAACCACCTGTAAAATTCTTGGATTGTCTATTATAAGCGATTTTATTGAGGAAAGCCTTTCTTCGCAATGTTCCAGATAAATGATAATATTTTTGATTTTAGATGTTTCTAAAAGAGCGTTAATTTTAATTAGATTATTAATCTCATTATTTTTCACAATAAGCTTTAAGGCATTTACTCCTAATTCATTACTTTCATTTTTTATGAGAAATTCAAAAAAATCGAAAGAAGTGTCTATTTCGCATCCAATCGTATCCAGGACATGAGGCTTTGTAAAATTGTGGTTTAAGGAAGGGTAGTCTTCTGTGTTTTCGGATACAATTAGCAATTCATTCGACAAAAAATAGTGAATGTAATTTTTGAGTATCGCTTTACTTTTTCTAAAATCAGTAAATAAACTATAAATGTTTTTTTCAGCATATTCTTCAATCAAATCTATTATTTGATTAGGAACCTTATGAAGTGTCTTTCTTTGAAAATCTACGATTAAGCCATTTTTGGCTCCTTTTACAGGAACACAACATTGGAATAATTTAAATTTCTTGTCTTTCATTTTTATGGATGTGTAATGGTTTTGAAGTGGTTTTACAGCTTAACTTTGAAGTTTGGTAATACTCTGACGTGACATGCTGCTTTTTGGATATGGTTTTCGGTATTTCATAATCCTCAACTTCGGTGCATTCGAAAATAATAGGAAGCGGTATTTCCGGATCAGAAAGGAGATCTCTTACTTTCATTTAATTGGAATTTTGTATTAAATAATCGGCTACTTTTTGATGTAAATTATAGTTACAGGGTTTGCTTGTCATGCTAAATTGCCCAAAAGGATTTACCTCTAAAAAATAATATTCCCCGGTTTTTGACGATTTTATAATATCCAGAGAACCCGTATTTAAATTTATACTACTCATAAATTCGGTAATTTGATTTTGGATTGTTTTGGGTAATGTATAAGGTACAAATCTATTGGGGTTTTCAGCATCATAATTTCTGAAGTCAATTTTGGTTTTTTCATTGTTTTGTGAAAAAATGGCCATCGAATAACATTGTTTATCCAGATAAAAAGTTCTGATTTCTATTTCTTTGTCAATATACTCCTGAAATAAAGAAGGAGAGAATTTTGAAGGAAGTGTGTCTATTTTTTTTATGGTATGTGTAGCCAGAGTGAAAGTTTTATCACTATAAATCACTCCTCGTGCATCTCCTATTGATTTCGTAATTATAGAATGATCGTGGAGGTCATAGAACTCGCTTAATTTTTGCTTGTCGGAGGTGATGAGGGTTTTAGGAATGTTTAAGCCGCCTTTAGCTGCTTTATTCAAAATGTCAATCTTGGAAAAAGCAGGGCTGTTTTTACATAAAAACTTCTTGTTTTCCAATAATTTGAAAATCAATCTGGACAGACCATTGAACTCGGAGTATAAATAGGTTATGAAATCATTGTTTTGGCCAATCTTTTTTTCGTAATCAATTAAAAAGCCAAATTTTCTATGCCATACT
This window encodes:
- a CDS encoding DUF5686 and carboxypeptidase-like regulatory domain-containing protein — protein: MKRIILLSLFFVLALVGGVAAQTKVSGIVLDKSNQPIPFANVVFKGSNTGIVSNEDGRFYLESPNTYTTLIVSSAGFSDREVTLEKAVNYDFKIVLSEAEALNEVVIFTGKTSKKNNPALDILRKIWERKRKNGLYQFSQYQMQKYEKVEFDMNTIDSAFMKNKLFKGMEFVFQHVDTSEVTGKTYLPIFISESLYDVYGDNKLKKTKENLTGNKTSGFNGNQQILSFVKDLYSDYNIYDNHLKFFDKSFTSPLSRTGIDVYNYVLKDSAYVDKKWCYNIVFYPRRKNELTFKGDFWVNDTTFAIKKINMAVTKSANINWVKDIYIEQEFEVENDSVFLLTRDYMMSDFALNKKEKSKGVYGKRTTLYKDHKFNLQKPESFYKQEVNFIDNSVYTKSDEFWNENRFEKLNKDEAGIYKMLDTLQTVKRFKQLYSLVSILGSGYVEFKNFDFGPIFSTFGYNEVEGLRLRAGGRTYFGPNDPWRIQAYTAYGFDDNKFKYGVSGKWMVDKKNRVIISGGNRRDIEQIGASLTSTNDILGRSFASSALFTTGSNGKLTNINLSNVSLEMEPLKNFVVQAGVSYRTLESASPTFSLDYYTTLPTAANPAGVIANKVTQSEANIQFEFMPNRKTIGFGVERNIVDSPFSHFFVNFSYGLKGVLNSDFAYQKVQLFYKQPIIIGPLGRSNIIIETGKTFGTIPLGLMSVIPGNQTYFTIENTFSNLNFYEFVTDQYTTLQWNHDFGGRLFARIPFMRKLNWREFVGIRAVHGTISDANRAINASGLPYNAPENVYWEYNAGIGNIFKVFRLDFSWRGNYLNMPDASKFAIKGSFGFYF
- the gwsS gene encoding grasp-with-spasm system SPASM domain peptide maturase → MKDKKFKLFQCCVPVKGAKNGLIVDFQRKTLHKVPNQIIDLIEEYAEKNIYSLFTDFRKSKAILKNYIHYFLSNELLIVSENTEDYPSLNHNFTKPHVLDTIGCEIDTSFDFFEFLIKNESNELGVNALKLIVKNNEINNLIKINALLETSKIKNIIIYLEHCEERLSSIKSLIIDNPRILQVVFYNSNTENTPSLMEEKIYFEKQSLEKIFYNISIEHASDFVLDIDIYHEALHHNLMFNRTVFIDAFGNIKKHFSDSKSYGKIIKNSIKEVIMNEEFSAFWNITKDEIEICKDCEFRYVCPDGRIPQRVNSEKSNYKFNTRCNYDPYQGTWN
- the gwsG gene encoding grasp-with-spasm system ATP-grasp peptide maturase, with translation MILILSTPTDYDTNHVIDWLVRHKAPFFRLNDEDLMQGITIFNHNPEQPDETYFEHYSQKIFLKDITIVWHRKFGFLIDYEKKIGQNNDFITYLYSEFNGLSRLIFKLLENKKFLCKNSPAFSKIDILNKAAKGGLNIPKTLITSDKQKLSEFYDLHDHSIITKSIGDARGVIYSDKTFTLATHTIKKIDTLPSKFSPSLFQEYIDKEIEIRTFYLDKQCYSMAIFSQNNEKTKIDFRNYDAENPNRFVPYTLPKTIQNQITEFMSSINLNTGSLDIIKSSKTGEYYFLEVNPFGQFSMTSKPCNYNLHQKVADYLIQNSN